The sequence GAAGACCTCGATGTCGGCCTCCGAGAAGTCGAGCCACTTCCCGGTGAGGGGGAACCACGCCTTGTAGACCGACTCCTTGGCGCTGAACAGGAGCCGGTCCCAGTGGATCCGCGGATGGTGTCCGGCGAGCACGCCGAGCCGCCGGACCTCGTCGGGCAGCGCCACCGACGACAGCACGTCGTCGGGGAGCGGCCGATGGGGCTCCGCGTCGATCCCGAGCGAGGCCAGGTCGGCGGCGCGGGCCAGTGCGGCGGCGGCGTAGCCCTCGCAGTGCGTCATGCTGCCGATCAGCCCGGCGGGCCACCGCGGGGCTCCCCGGTCACCGGTCAGGACGGCCTGTGGGGGCACGCCGAGCTTCTCCATGGCGCGCCTGGCACACCCGCGCACCACGGTGAACTCCCGGCGCCGCTTCTCGACGGCGCGCGCGATCAGCGCTTCCTCGCCGGGATACAGCTCGGGGTACGGCGTCGGGCCCGCGGTGCTCCCGGTGCCCTCGGTGTGGTCGTCAGCGTGTGCCTCCACGGCCACGACCGACTCCGGGAGCAGTTCCTCGATCACCGGATCCGACCTCCATCGGCAGAATGCGGCGCAGCTTGCCCGGCGGTTCCGAGCGCTTGCGCCACTCGCGGGGGTAACCCACGGACACCTCTTCGAAGCGGACGCCGTCGAGCCAGGTGGTGCGGGGAATGTGCAGGTGACCGTAGACCATGGCGGTCACCCGGTGGGTGCGGTGCCAGTCGGCGGTCAGCCGGGTGCCGCACCACATGGCGAACTCCGGGTACCAGAGGACTTCCGTGGGGTGCCGGTCCAGCGGGTAGTGGTTGACGAGCACCGTGGGCAGACCGTCGGGGATCTCCGCGAGCCTGCGTTCGGTCTCCGCCACCCGGGCCCGGCACCAGGCCTCGCGGCTGGGGTACGGATCGGGGTGCAGCAGGTGCTCGTCGGTGCAGACGATGCCGGTCCCGTGGGCGTACGCGAGTCCCTCTTCCTTGGTCGCGCAGCCCGCGGGCAGGAACGAGTAGTCGTAGAGGAGGAAGAGCGGGGCCACGGCGACGGGTCCGCCGGGGCCCTCCCATACGGGGTAGGGGTCCTCCGGGGTGATCACGCCCAGCTCGCGGCACAGCTCCACGAGATGTTCGTAGCGGGCCACTCCGCGCAGGGTGACGGTGTCCTTGGGGTGGGTCCACAGCTCGTGGTTGCCGGGTGCCCAGATCACCTTGCCGAAGCGGCGGCCGAGCGTTTCGAGGGTCCAGCGGATGTCGGCCACCGTCTCCGCGACGTCACCGGCCACCAGGAGCCAGTCGTCGTCGGTCTCGGGGCGCATCTCCTCGACGAGGGCGCGGTTCTCGGCGTATCCGACGTGGAGGTCGCTGATGGCCAGCAGCCGGCCCTGACGGTCAGCCGTCGTCACCCTCGCTCCCTCCCCGTGCCGGGTCGCCTCTCGGCCGCCCGGATGAGAACACAAGAACACACGCGCGGGGCGGCGTACAAGACCGACTCCGTCCGGGCTTCGCACCCGGACGCCGAGTCGCGCCGACGCCGGGCGAACCGGGCTCCGACGCATGCCGCGGCAGGCCCGAGCGATGCCCGTGATCCGCCCGACGGCCGGGTACGGGCCCGCGCCCACCCGGCGCACACCGCCGAACCGCTCCGTCGCCCCGTCCCCCGTCCCCCGTCCGGCCTATGACGTGCCGGCTCGCCGACGTCCCGGTCCGCCGGCCGGTCGGCGGTGACCCGGAGCACCGGAGCCGGTCCGGGCGGGCCGTGTGCCGACCGCCCGGCAGCGTGGGGGTGCAGGGCCTCTGACCTGCCACGGGAGCGTGCGCGACCCCGTCCCGCAGCCCCCGCGGGCGATTCCGTAACACGCCCGTAGCAGCAGCACTGCTCAAGAACCCCTATGATCGGCCATACACAACCGCCACGAACTCCCGTTTTCGAACGGCGGTTTTGTGTACCCACTCACCTTGTTGCCGAGCACGGCCTGCTTCGCCGTGCCCGCGAACCTTGAAAGGCGGCCTGCATGGTCTCTCGCGTACGCGTCTGGCTCAACCGCACGTACGCGGAGAACGTGTTCTTCATGGATCAGCTGCGGCGAAATCCGTGTGGCCGTGCGGTCGAGATCCACGCCACCCACGGTGACCCCGACTCCCCGATCCTGGCCGCCGCCGACTTCGCCGCGATGGAGCCGCAGGGGCTGTCCCCGGCCGCCTACGTCGAGTACGCGCTCGACCAGTGCGCCCGGTACTCGATCGACGTGTTCGTGCCGGTCCTGCACCAGACGGCGCTGGCCGAGCACCGCGAGGACTTCGCCGCGGTCGGCACGGCGCTGCTCGCACCGCCCGCCGAGGCCGTGCACACCTTCCAGGACAAGGTCGTCGCGTACGAGGCCGTCGAGAAGCTCGGCGTGCCGGTGCCCCCGTGGTCGCGGGTGCGCACCGCGGACGAGCTGATCGCGGCGGTCGACAAACTGGAGGCGGCCGGTCACAAGGCGTGCTTCAAGCCCGCCTCCGGAGCCGGTGGTGTCGGCTTCCGCATCATCACGCGCACCCCCTTCTCGCTGATGCACCTGAGCGGCTTCCCCAGCCCGTACATGCCGCTCGACCTGGTCGTCCAGGCGCTGCGGCAGGCCGACGAGCCCGTGGACTGGCTGGTCATGCCCCTGCTGGGCGAGCCGGAGGTGTCCGTGGACTGCCTCACGGGTCCGGACGGACGGGTCCGGATGGCCGTGGGCCGCACGAAGAACGGGCGGCGGCGCGGTTTCACGCTCGACCCGTCGTTCATCGAGCCGGCGCGGGTCCTCGCGGAGGGCTTCGGGCTGCACTACCTGACGAACATCCAGTTCCGGATGTTCGGTGACGAGCCGGTCCTCATGGACGTCAACACGCGCCCGGCCGGTGGACTGCACCAGCTCTCGCAGTGCGGGATCAACGCGCCGTGGGCGGCCGTGCGCCTCGCGCTGGGCGAGGAGCCCGGCGATCTCGTGCCGCCGTTCCTCGGCTCGGACTACGCGGTGGTCTCCGGTCCGCGCGCGGTCCGTCCCGTGTCGGCGCCCGAGCAGCTCGCGGACCTCCCCGCGCACGTGTCGGCGCCGGACGCCTCCGTCACCGCGCCGGACGCCGTCGCCGAAGCCCAGACCACCCACTCGGCCCATTCGGCCCAGGGAACCCATACGGCCCAGGGTTCACAGACTTCGGACAGGCCCTTGACAGTCTGATTGGTCCATACCAACTTGGTGCACGTGCCACCTCCCGTACCCCCCATACGTTCAGGGAGATCACGTGCGCCTCAGACGTTCAGGACGTTCCCGACACCGCTTCCTCGCCCTGCTGGGTTCGGCCGCCCTGGCCTTCGCCGGGGCGGTCGCCCTTCCCGGCACCGCCCAGGCGGCCAATGTGCTGGCCAACCCCGGCTTCGAGTCGGGCGGCCTCTCCCCCTGGTCCTGCACGGGCAACCTCGGCTCCATCGTGTCGAGCCCCGTGCACGGCGGCACGAAAGCCCTTGCGGGCGCGGCGAGTTCGAGTGACATCGCCAAGTGCGGCCAGACCGTGTCGGTCCAGCCGAACACCGCGTACCGCCTGACGGGCTGGGTGCGCGGCAGCTACGTCTACCTCGGGGTGGACGGCGGCGCCTCGACCTGGACCCAGTCCCCCACCACGTACAGCCAGTTGACCGTGTCGTTCACGACCGGCGCCTCCCAGACGAGCGCGACGGTCTACACGCACGGCTGGTACGCGCAGGGCACCTATCAGGCCGACGACATCAGCCTGGACGGGCCGGGCGGTGGCGGCTCGGACACCCAGGCCCCGACCGCTCCGGCGAGCCTGCGCTCCACCGGGAAGACCTCGTCGAGCGTGTCGCTGGCGTGGAACGCGTCGAGCGACAACGTCGGCGTCACCGCGTACGACATCTACAGCGGCTCGAACCAGGTGCTCAGCGTCTCCGGGACGAGTGCCACGGTCAGCGGGCTCTCGCCGAGCACCGCGTACACGTTCACGGTGCGGGCGCGGGACGCCGCGGGGAACCGCTCGGCGGCCTCCAACTCCGTTGCGGTGACGACCGACGCGGGTGGCGGGGGTACCGGCTTCAAGCAGGCCGCGCCCTATCTCTACCTCGGCTGGGGCGACCCGCCGAGCGCCCCCTCGGTGATGGGCTCGACGGGCGTCAAGTGGTTCACGATGGCGTTCATCCTCTCCTCGGGCGGCTGCAACCCGGCCTGGGACGGGACACGTCCGCTGACCGGCGGCAACGACCAGTCCGTCATCAGCTCCATCCGTTCCGCGGGCGGCGACATCGTCCCGTCCATCGGCGGCTGGAGCGGCAACAAGCTCGGGCCGAACTGCTCGACACCGGAGGCGCTCGCGGGCGCGTACCAGAAGGTGATCGACGCGTACGGGCTGAAGGCCGTCGACGTCGACATCGAGAACTCGGACGAATTCGAGAACGAGGTCGTGCAGGACCGCATCCTCAACGCCCTGAAGATCGTCAAGCAGAACAACCCGGGGCTACGGACGGTCATCACCTTCGGCACCTCGACGACCGGCCCGAACTACTGGGGCAACCGGCTGATCGAGCGGGCCCGGGCGCTCAACGCCGACATCGACGTCTTCACGATCATGCCGTTCGACTTCGGGGGCGGCGCCGACATGTACGGCAACACGGTGAACGCCACCGAGGGCCTGAAGACCAAGCTCAAGTCGGTCTTCGGCTGGGACGACGCCACCGCGTACGCGCACATCGGGATCTCCGGCATGAACGGTCTCAGTGACCAGCAGGAGCTGACCTCGCCGGCGACCTGGACGCAGATCCGCGACTGGGCGAACTCGCGTCACATCGCGCGTCTCGCCTTCTGGTCGGTCAACCGCGACCGGCCGTGCCCCGGCGGCGGCGTGGTCAGCAACTGCTCCGGGATCAGCCAGAGCGACTGGCAGTTCACCTCGATCACGGCCGGCTTCACCGGCTGACCGGTACGAAACAGGGCACGGAGCGGGGCACGGAACAGCGCACGGGACAGGGGGTGCCCGGTCAGTCGACCGGGTACCCCCACGCCCTTGCCAACTCGGCCAGCTGCGGCGGTAGTTGGGCCTTCGGGTCGGCCGTGCGGGCCGGCTGGATGCGGCCCGACCTGATGGTGGGGCTCCAGTCGCCGAGCTGGGGACGGAAGGTGCCGTGGTCCTTCGTCCCGTAGTCGAGCATCCCGCTCTCCCAGGGCACCCCGAGGTACTCGCACAGTCCGCGCGTGCTCCGCTCCGGATCAGCGGTGAGGTCCTCGTACGTCATCACGTGGGCGTCGAGAGCGCGGCGGGCCTCGTCGAGCCGCACGCCGTAGTCGAGCACCTCGGCGCGGATCTGTTCATGATCCGGATCGGTGCGGCGGTCGGTGAGGGAGGCGACCACGGCGCCGGGATGGCGCAGCAGCACGATGTAGCGGGCGTTGGGCCAACATCGGTGCAGGCGCGGCCAGATGAGGGTGTTGGGCGGGGTCTTGTCGACGATGATCCGCTTGCCGCTGCGGGCGAGTTCCAGATGCATCACCCGGTCCCACAGCGTGTGCTCCAGCTCCTCCTTGTCCAGGTCAAGGGCCCGCATGGCGTCGGCGGTGAAGTCACGGGAGAGATGGACGTGCAGGGTGCGCAGATGCATCTCGTGCGGGGCGCGGATGCCGCTGTGGCTGTTCAGCAGGACCCTCAGGAGGGTCGAGCCCGAGCGGACGCAGGAGAGGACGAAGACCGGCGAGTCCACCAGTCGCGGGGCACGGGGCGCCACAAAGCCGTCCGCGCGGGAGTCCTCGGCGCCGCGGGGCGCGGGTACGGCGTCGAGACCGCGGCGCGGCGGGCTCACCGCCTGGGCCATCAGTCTGCCGCGGCGCCTCAGCCCTTTGCCGATCGCGGACATGCGCGGGTCTCGCACGGTGACACCTTTCTCTCGCACTGCCCCCCATCGCACTCATCACAGGGGCGCCGGGCGAACCGCAGGTGTCGTCCAGGGAACCAGCGCTGGTCACGGCAGGTGGGGGACCTCCCCCGCACCTACCGTGACCAGGCCGTTCGCCGCTTCCTTAATTGTTCATGGGAAACGGTGTCATCGCTTCCGCATGAGCTGGTCCGTCACTTCCCCACGGCCAGTCGCAGCGTCTGGATCTCGAAGGGCCGCAGCGTGACGGAGACGCTGTTCCCGTCCGTGTCCACCGTCGACAGCGGGCGCTCCAGCAGGTCGGTGAGCTGGGCACCGGCCAGCGGGAAGCTTGTGCGCAGGGTGCCCTGCGCACGGCCGCCGCGCGACTCGTAGACGCGTACGACGACATCGCCCGAGGTGTCGTCGGCGATCTTGACGGCCTCGATGGTCACGCCCCCGCCCTCCACGGAGACGACCGGTTCGGGGGTGCCCGCCGAGTCCGCCACCCGCAGGGGCAGGTTGAGCGCGTAGCCCTCGGCGACCGCGTCCTCGATGCTCGCGCCCGGCAGCAGCGCGTAGGTGAAGCGGTGCCTGCCCTGGTCGGCGTCCGGGTCCGGGATGCGCGGGGCGCGGACCAGGCTGAGCCGGACGGTGGTGGTCGTCCCGCCGTCCTCGCGGACCGTGCGGGAGACGTCGTGGCCGTACGTGGAGTCGTTGATGACCGCCACGCCGTAGCCGGGTTCGCCGAGGTGGACCCAGCGGTGGCCGGAGACCTCGAAACGGGCCGACTCCCAGGTGGTGTTGGTGTGCGTGGGCCGCTGGATATGGCCGAAAGCGATCTCCGCGGACGAGTGCGCGGCCCGGATGTCCACCGGGAAGCCCGCCTTGAGGAACTTCTCGGCCTCGTGCCAGTCGATGTCCGTCTCGAAGTCGATCCGGGGACTGCCGGCGCGCAGGCTGATCGTCTGCGTGATGTGGGAGCCGTTGCCGAAGGAGCGCTCGACGCGGATCGCCCCGAGCAGCGGGTCCTCCTCGACCACCGTCATGGACTCGGCGTCCAGGAGGTCCGTGTAGCGGTTCTTGTAGTGCTTGTCGACGTCCCAGGCGTCCCAGTAGTTCGGGAGGTCCGTGTGCAGCCGGAGCAGGTTGCCCTGACCGGCCAGGACCTCTCGGCCGCCCGCGCGCAGATCGCGTACGGAGGACAGGGTGCCGTCCTCGGCGATCTCGACGCGGACCAGGCCGTTGTCGAGGACGCGGCCCTCGACCGTCACCGGGCTCGGCGCCTCGCCGGTGCCGAGGGGCGCACTGCCGTTCGCGGGGACGACCGTGTGGGCCAGGGCGCCGTCGGCGGTCCGTACGACCTCCCGGCGTTCGACCGGGCTGGTGTTGAAGACGCGGGCGCCGCCCGTGCCGAGTGCCGCGACCGCCTCGGCGGTCAGTGCCTCGACCTCCTCGGCGACGCGCGCGTACTCCGCCTCCGCCTCGCGGTGCACCCAGGCGATCGACGATCCGGGCAGGATGTCGTGGAACTGGTGGAGCAGGACCGTCTTCCAGAGCCGGTCGAGCTTCTCCCGCGGATAGGCGTAGCCGGGTGCGTGCAGCGCGGCCGTCGTGGCCCACAACTCGGCCTCGCGGAGCTTGTGTTCGCTGCGGCGGTTGCCCTGCTTGGTGCGGGCCTGCGAGGTGTAGGTGGCCCTGTGCAGCTCCAGGTACAGCTCACCGACCCAGACCGGGGCGTCGGGGTACTCCTCGCGGGCCTTGGCGAAGAAGTCGTCGGGGTGCTCGACGACGACCTTCGGCGAGCCTTCCAAGTCGGCCAGCCTGCGGGCCCGTTCCATGATCTCGCGGGTGGGTCCGCCGCCGCCGTCGCCCCAGCCGAAGGGGGCCAGCGAGCGGGTGCCGACGCCCTTCTCCTGGTAGTTGCGGGTGGCGCGGGCCATCTCCTCGCCGCTGAAGCGGGCGTTGTAGGTGTCGACGGGCGGGAAGTGCGTGAAGATCCGCGTGCCGTCGATGCCCTCCCACCAGAAGGTGTGGTGCGGGAACTTGTTGGTCTGGTTCCAGGAGATCTTCTGGGTGAGGAACCACTCGTTGCCCGCCAGTTTGGCGAGCTGCGGGTAGGCCGCGGTGTAGCCGAAGGAGTCCGGCAGCCACACGCCCTTGGTCTCGACGCCGAAGTGCTCGATGAAGAACCGCTTGCCGTGGATGAGCTGGCGGGCGACCGCCTCGCCGCCGGGCAGGTTGCCGTCGGCCTCCACCCACATGCCGCCGACCGGCGCCCACTGGCCCTTCTTGACGGACTCCTGGATGCGGGCCCAGACCTTCGGGTAGTTGTCGCGCACCCACTCGTACTGCTGGGCCTGCGAGCAGGCGAAGATGAAGTCGTCGTACTCGTCGGCGAGCGAGGTGACGTTCGAGAAGGTGCGGGACGTCTTGCGCTTGGTCTCGCGGATCGGCCAGAGCCAGGCGGAGTCGATGTGCGCGTGGCCGACGCCGGAGACGATGTGCGCGCTGGCGTTGGCGGGCCTGGACAGCGCGGGCTTCAGCGCGGCCCGTACGTCGCCGGCGGAACCGGCGATGTCGTCGAGGTCCAGCAGGTCCAGGGCCCGGTCCAGGGCGTGGGTGATCTCGTGCCGGCGGGGGTCGTGCTCGCCCAGCTCCAGCATCAGCTCGCGCAGGACCTGGATGTCGAGGTCGAGGTGCCAGACCTCCTCGTCGAGGACGGCGAGGTCCGCGCGCCGGAAGGTGTAGAGGGGCTTGTCTCCCGCGGTGCGGATGTCACCGAGAGGGGTGGGCGCGCTGAAGTCATTGGCGAGGATGTCCGGGTTGGAGGCCGCCTCGACCAGGTAGTCGATCTCCTCGCCGCCGACGGCGGGGTTGGCGATCGCCACGTACTGGTTGAGCGGGTTGACCGCCTTCAGCGGGGTGCCGTCCGTGAGATGGACGAGCGCCTCGGCCTGGTTGCCCGGCCAGTCGCCGACGAACCCGAGGTCGATGACCGCCTCGACACGCCTGCCCGCCCACTCGGCGGGCACCTGCCCGCGCATCCGGAACCAGGTCGTGCCCCAGGGCGGCCCCCACGGGGTGTCCATCGCGAAGGGCTCGTACGGGGCGGACGCGGCCTCCTCGAAGGGGACGGGCTCCCCCGGGGCCTGCCAGGCCTCGACCTCGAAGGGCACGGCAGCGGCGTAGATCGCGGCCTTGATGCGCTGGTCGTGAAGGCGCTGGACGCGCTCCTCGATTCGCCGGCGTTCGTCGTGCATGAAAGTCTCCAGGTAACGAGCGGGGAAAGCGCTTACTTGAGGTACGCCAGGCCAGGATGGACCGCGGTGTACCCGTCCACCAGCCTCCGGGCGACGTTCACCGAGTCGACGAGCGGGTGCAGGGCGAAGGCCTTCACGGCCGTCGCGCGCGAACCCGACCCGGCGGCGGCCAGCACCTCGCGCTCGACCGCCTTCACCGCGCACACCAGACCGGTGGCGTGGTCGGGCAGCGGGGCCACGGCGACCGGGTGCGCGCCGTTGGCGTCGACGAGGCAGGGCACCTCGATGACGGCGTCCGCGTCGAGCGCCGAGAGGGTGCCCTGGTTGCGGACGTTGAGGATGAGTGTGGTCCGCTCGTCGCGGGCGATGGCCCGCATCAGGGCGAGGGCCACCTTCTCGTAGCCGCCGGAGAGGTCGTCGGCGTCGCGCTCGCCCGCGCCGGCCGTCTCCCGGTTCTCGGACATGTACGTGGCCTCGCGCTCGGCCCGCGTACGGTCCCAGGCGGTGAGGGCGGCGCTGTCCGGTCGGCTCATCTCCTCGTAGAAGCTCGCCTGCTGGTCGCGGAGGAACGCCCCGCGGGTCTTCT is a genomic window of Streptomyces sp. NBC_00414 containing:
- a CDS encoding sulfotransferase family protein, which translates into the protein MRDPRMSAIGKGLRRRGRLMAQAVSPPRRGLDAVPAPRGAEDSRADGFVAPRAPRLVDSPVFVLSCVRSGSTLLRVLLNSHSGIRAPHEMHLRTLHVHLSRDFTADAMRALDLDKEELEHTLWDRVMHLELARSGKRIIVDKTPPNTLIWPRLHRCWPNARYIVLLRHPGAVVASLTDRRTDPDHEQIRAEVLDYGVRLDEARRALDAHVMTYEDLTADPERSTRGLCEYLGVPWESGMLDYGTKDHGTFRPQLGDWSPTIRSGRIQPARTADPKAQLPPQLAELARAWGYPVD
- a CDS encoding ATP-grasp domain-containing protein; translated protein: MVSRVRVWLNRTYAENVFFMDQLRRNPCGRAVEIHATHGDPDSPILAAADFAAMEPQGLSPAAYVEYALDQCARYSIDVFVPVLHQTALAEHREDFAAVGTALLAPPAEAVHTFQDKVVAYEAVEKLGVPVPPWSRVRTADELIAAVDKLEAAGHKACFKPASGAGGVGFRIITRTPFSLMHLSGFPSPYMPLDLVVQALRQADEPVDWLVMPLLGEPEVSVDCLTGPDGRVRMAVGRTKNGRRRGFTLDPSFIEPARVLAEGFGLHYLTNIQFRMFGDEPVLMDVNTRPAGGLHQLSQCGINAPWAAVRLALGEEPGDLVPPFLGSDYAVVSGPRAVRPVSAPEQLADLPAHVSAPDASVTAPDAVAEAQTTHSAHSAQGTHTAQGSQTSDRPLTV
- a CDS encoding carbohydrate binding domain-containing protein, which encodes MRLRRSGRSRHRFLALLGSAALAFAGAVALPGTAQAANVLANPGFESGGLSPWSCTGNLGSIVSSPVHGGTKALAGAASSSDIAKCGQTVSVQPNTAYRLTGWVRGSYVYLGVDGGASTWTQSPTTYSQLTVSFTTGASQTSATVYTHGWYAQGTYQADDISLDGPGGGGSDTQAPTAPASLRSTGKTSSSVSLAWNASSDNVGVTAYDIYSGSNQVLSVSGTSATVSGLSPSTAYTFTVRARDAAGNRSAASNSVAVTTDAGGGGTGFKQAAPYLYLGWGDPPSAPSVMGSTGVKWFTMAFILSSGGCNPAWDGTRPLTGGNDQSVISSIRSAGGDIVPSIGGWSGNKLGPNCSTPEALAGAYQKVIDAYGLKAVDVDIENSDEFENEVVQDRILNALKIVKQNNPGLRTVITFGTSTTGPNYWGNRLIERARALNADIDVFTIMPFDFGGGADMYGNTVNATEGLKTKLKSVFGWDDATAYAHIGISGMNGLSDQQELTSPATWTQIRDWANSRHIARLAFWSVNRDRPCPGGGVVSNCSGISQSDWQFTSITAGFTG
- a CDS encoding metallophosphoesterase family protein, with product MTTADRQGRLLAISDLHVGYAENRALVEEMRPETDDDWLLVAGDVAETVADIRWTLETLGRRFGKVIWAPGNHELWTHPKDTVTLRGVARYEHLVELCRELGVITPEDPYPVWEGPGGPVAVAPLFLLYDYSFLPAGCATKEEGLAYAHGTGIVCTDEHLLHPDPYPSREAWCRARVAETERRLAEIPDGLPTVLVNHYPLDRHPTEVLWYPEFAMWCGTRLTADWHRTHRVTAMVYGHLHIPRTTWLDGVRFEEVSVGYPREWRKRSEPPGKLRRILPMEVGSGDRGTAPGVGRGRGGTR
- a CDS encoding alpha-mannosidase; this encodes MHDERRRIEERVQRLHDQRIKAAIYAAAVPFEVEAWQAPGEPVPFEEAASAPYEPFAMDTPWGPPWGTTWFRMRGQVPAEWAGRRVEAVIDLGFVGDWPGNQAEALVHLTDGTPLKAVNPLNQYVAIANPAVGGEEIDYLVEAASNPDILANDFSAPTPLGDIRTAGDKPLYTFRRADLAVLDEEVWHLDLDIQVLRELMLELGEHDPRRHEITHALDRALDLLDLDDIAGSAGDVRAALKPALSRPANASAHIVSGVGHAHIDSAWLWPIRETKRKTSRTFSNVTSLADEYDDFIFACSQAQQYEWVRDNYPKVWARIQESVKKGQWAPVGGMWVEADGNLPGGEAVARQLIHGKRFFIEHFGVETKGVWLPDSFGYTAAYPQLAKLAGNEWFLTQKISWNQTNKFPHHTFWWEGIDGTRIFTHFPPVDTYNARFSGEEMARATRNYQEKGVGTRSLAPFGWGDGGGGPTREIMERARRLADLEGSPKVVVEHPDDFFAKAREEYPDAPVWVGELYLELHRATYTSQARTKQGNRRSEHKLREAELWATTAALHAPGYAYPREKLDRLWKTVLLHQFHDILPGSSIAWVHREAEAEYARVAEEVEALTAEAVAALGTGGARVFNTSPVERREVVRTADGALAHTVVPANGSAPLGTGEAPSPVTVEGRVLDNGLVRVEIAEDGTLSSVRDLRAGGREVLAGQGNLLRLHTDLPNYWDAWDVDKHYKNRYTDLLDAESMTVVEEDPLLGAIRVERSFGNGSHITQTISLRAGSPRIDFETDIDWHEAEKFLKAGFPVDIRAAHSSAEIAFGHIQRPTHTNTTWESARFEVSGHRWVHLGEPGYGVAVINDSTYGHDVSRTVREDGGTTTTVRLSLVRAPRIPDPDADQGRHRFTYALLPGASIEDAVAEGYALNLPLRVADSAGTPEPVVSVEGGGVTIEAVKIADDTSGDVVVRVYESRGGRAQGTLRTSFPLAGAQLTDLLERPLSTVDTDGNSVSVTLRPFEIQTLRLAVGK
- a CDS encoding 4'-phosphopantetheinyl transferase family protein; the protein is MIEELLPESVVAVEAHADDHTEGTGSTAGPTPYPELYPGEEALIARAVEKRRREFTVVRGCARRAMEKLGVPPQAVLTGDRGAPRWPAGLIGSMTHCEGYAAAALARAADLASLGIDAEPHRPLPDDVLSSVALPDEVRRLGVLAGHHPRIHWDRLLFSAKESVYKAWFPLTGKWLDFSEADIEVFMDPGHTTSGGLSAGLLVPGPVVDGRRIGRFEGRWTMDRGLVATSVTVPHGVSHGRD